The DNA segment GCCGAGTTACTGCCTGTTCTCTCTCAGCAGGGCATCCAGCGGGCTGTAACTCTCGCTCACGCACAGACACCAAACACCATGGTTTTACTGTTTTCCACCCTGCTTGAAGTGTTTCCCACTGGTTGCAGCGTTCATCCCCCCACCTGGTTTCAGGGCTGTCCTGGTTCACCAGGGCTGTGGCCAGGGTAGGGCAATTCCCAGTGCAGATGGCGGTGCAGGAGGGCGAGTCAGTGTTATTGAGCTCTCCTGATTACAGGGCTGGCCCATAAAGATTAGCGAGTCCTATTGCAGAGTAGCAATAATGATGTCCCAGGTAATGGGGGAGAATTGCTGCTATTCCCAGGGAGTAGCTGAGGCCAGTCCCACTGATAGCAGCGTGCCATTTCTGCACCTCACTTGGGAAGGACACTCCAGCTTCAAGGTGTACCGGCTGAAAACCACCATCAAGGAGAGGCTGGCAAGTTGATGGAAATGGGGTTTATCGGTgtatttgcttgcttgcttcaaGCCAGAGGCAGACACTTGGGCAGAAGCCTGATGACGAGCTACAGCCTAATCTGAACGGGGCTCACACCTGCGTGTTTGCAGAAAAACTTCAAACAAATCGGAAAGAACTTGTGTCACCCTCTGCACTGGGCAAGCACTTCTTAAAATGGTGAAAGCTTTTTCTTATGGGATGAGAAAACAGTTTATTGCTCAGCTGTAAGTGCATGCAGTATTAGTAGTTTGGATTAGTGCTGAGCATTCATGCTCAATTTACCTCTTAGGAATTACATTTAGTTTCATTTCAACGCTGCCTGAGCGCAGCATTCAGCCAGGATAACTCAGGCAAGGAGGGCACAGACCAAAGTTCTGGAATTCAGGCAGGTGTGAGCCCCAAATTAAGgcattctgggtttttttttttgttttctcttctcctgtTTCAGTTGCGTGCCTAGCAGGTTTCAGTTGCTCATTACAGCAAAGAAGGACCAGCTCTCAGCGCTGTCCTGAAGGTTGgtacataaaaataaagtgcCCTGATGTGCTTGCCAGGCTCTGAGCACAGAGCAGGGTGATGCAGCAGGAACTGTGACTGCACTACAGCTAGAGGCCATGTGCTGTGCCTAGCTCAGCTCGGGGAGAGCATCCCCTCTTCTGCCTGGCAGCTACTCCCCGCCGAGACAGCCATGCCTTAATGTGAAAAAGGCAAACCTTTCCTGGTGAGTGGGTTACAGCAGGTTTTCTTGCAAGGTGTCTCCCAGCTGAGCCACGATGGGCAGACCAGGGATTTGCAGTGCCCAGAGCACGGATGGATACTGTCGGGGCAGGGACACAGGCCCTATAGCTGCCAGGGGTGAGATGCACCTCTCTAGAAACCAAGGACAGAAGTAACTTCAGCAGGGTCCCTCAGTCTGTTCCTTAAAAGCACACTGCATCTTTCTGCCAAGGAATAGAGAGGAACAGAGCAGCTTTTGACTTGTTTTGACATTGTCGGTTTGTTCTCCTCGCCCAACCCCGAATCTTGGTTTTATGAAGATAAAAAGTAATTCTCTTGCATTAGTGttcacaaagaaaatgtgaCCTAAATGTAACCTACAAAGGAATAGCTCAAGGGTACTGACTGCCGAATGGATTCCTGCAGGTGTTAATGCCAGCACGGATGGGAGTTTATAAATGTGACACTTAATGTCACTATTCCCTAAAGAGTCCAAGTTTGTTTTACAGGCCATCATTCCTCCACCAAGTGACAGCTCCTGTTTAACTTTTAATAATGCATGGTGGGGAGAGAGTACGTTTGCTTTAATTTTCACTAAAGGGAAGGCAACTTTGCAAAATGTGGGAAAGGAATCCTAATTTAAGCCCTCTAGGGAAGTTGCTCTAATCACCAGGAGAACTCCACACAGCCTTTAAGGCAGGCAAGGCGGGGTCCTGAAACAAAACCTAATTCAGATCGAGATGACAGCCAAAGGAGGAGCAGTTTATATTCCCAAGATCGGGAGATGAGAAAGTCCTATGATTTATCCTGAAAATACAAAGGGCCAGATTCACTCCTGATGTGAGTCCAATGAGGTCAAAGGATCTGCACCAGTGAGGAAGGTAGCCTGACAACTGCTGAATGCAGCTTCTGAGCTGTAAGCTTAACTGTATGTATAATTATTTGCAGGGTGCATAATAAATGAAGACTGCTAGGCTTGACAGGACTAATATTAGTGCTAccagctgtgttttggcttgTGGGCTTATAGAGGAAGGTAATTCGCTTTACTTGGCCCATTTGCCCCATATATGTGAGCCGCTGTCTGCTTGTGTTCAAAGGAACTCCACTTCTCAGACAAGTCTTTACACTTCCTGCCATGGTTACTTGTAGGTAGAGTTgtgcatgtttttatttaactCCCTCTCTGAAAGCTTAGTGCTTGCGTTCATAACCACACGACCCTGTAGTCCTTTGCTTCATGATGCAAAACCAGGCTTCCCTTCATCTGCGAGCAGCAGTATCCCTGAGAGGAGACATCTGAAACCATAGTTACCAGCTCCTATCTCAGTAACAACTTTTGAAAAATTCCTAATCCAAGGGTATGTTCTTGCCCACACCAACTGCAACAAGAAGCTGAGTCTCTCCTAAAATGCTTGACATTAAATTGTAGGCTTCTCCGTAAGCCATCCAGCTTCACAGTCACCACCAGTCCCAGAAACACAGAAAGGCTCCTTGCAAACCTCGGTTGTGCTTCACTGGGCCAAGGGTCTCAAATCCTGTAAATTCTGCTGTTATCTTCACCTTGACTTAGTACTGCACATGCCTTTCCAAGGCCATGTGCCTCCTTGCTTGTCTGCAGGGCGataaacagcagctctgggatgTGTTTTGTTCAATTTCTCCCTTCTTAGAAAgtgtcccagctgcaggaggcgTGCTTTCTGATCTTACTCTCAAGCAGTCCACGGATAACTTGGAGAAGAGCCAGGACACTGTCTTTTCCTGGAAATGTAGCTGCAGGAAGAATGAATCACCAGGTTGAACCTGTATaaccaactgaaaacaaaagctcaGACTTCTGTGTCTCACTGTTGCAAataatggggggaaaaatagGCATCCTGTTTTGAAGTCCACTACCAGCTGACAGGACAAAAATACTGCATGCGTGATTGTCTTTTGAAGCTGACAAGTAACATAAGACTATGGCCATTTAAGGGGAAAAGCCTGAAGCAAAACAGCAgtcaaggaaagagaaaattccAGTggtctggggggaaaaaaagtaactggAGAGGTTGTTCAGAACACACAAGGTGGATTTTTAGTAGCTCTAAATTTTCACgcttttaaattttccttaCCACCCTTGGCTGGTGGTGAATATGTGCAAACCAAGGCCAGGAGACTGTGTTTCATAGCATAAGGACAGACTTCAGTGCTGGTATCATTGATTAAATCTTTTTGTCTCTGCAGCAACCTAAGATGTCATTACAGGCAATGCAGAGGCTTCTTGGCTAGCACGCAAGCATCTGGAGCACTGCAGGGATACCAACAGCACGCCCATACGGGAGTTAATGTTTCTTTACCGTAGCTTCTTTTTTCTGGTCCTACTTTCATTTTGTCTtaaggtaaaataaaaccagcttcaCAGTTATCAAAGGCTCAGATAGAGTTAATGGAGACTTAGTACCTGATAAGAGAATTCAAGATGTGCTCAAGCCAAGGAAGATGGAGGTCTGCAAAGCTGTACTTTGTGTGCTCTGGGGCAGAGGGCTGGCAGTACTGTTTTGATGTCCCAAGTGTTAGAAATAGCTGTTACTGCGGGTCATGGATACAAATTTCCtatgaggaaaaggaaaaggctttCCAGTATTTTAACACAAACGTTAACATGGATGTGTGACTTCATCCAGAAAAGTCAAATTGCATGCATAAGCCCTGCAAGTAAGTTTGTTTAGGGCAAACTTCTGAAGGTTTTAATTCCAACCCTGGGCCACCAAGGCCTGGAATGTGGCTTTGAGGAGCCCTTCCTGTTAGCTTTAAGGCACTTGAAATTGCTTAGTCTTgactctttcttcttctccattGTCTGAAGGATTTTCTTTCCATGGAGTGAAGAAGAGAAACACTGCCAATACCATTACAAGTAACACTAAAATCCCCACATTTTTCCTAATCTTGGATTCTTCTTGGTCTTAAAAGGGTAACCTCTGCACTGAGGCAGATGCTTCTGCATCTATGTGAATGCTATAGCTGTTGTCTCCCTGTCCATATAATTGTTTTTAGATTGTTATGAATTAGCTGTTGTTAACTAGTTTTAAGTTAATACAGTGCCTTGCTTGCATTCTAATTTCCTCTTCGATTACATAATACTGTACCTATAGAGCACAGCAGAAATGTGGCCACCTAACGTGAAGCCTCTAGATCCATGCTCAGACCTCATAAAAAGGAtctttttttgcagcatttcccCCCGCCCCACTATCCCACATGCCAGACACACATTACCCTGGCCTACAACcgtcaggcagctgcagcgagcacagaagctgctggcagaggagggaaatcacagcactgctctgccatttccccaccacagccctgcctgcgctCACAGGAGCACTGCTGGAGCAGCCCTTCCCAGCGTGCGCCGATGCCTGCTGGCATGTCAGTCTCACTCAGGTGGGTTCGGGGCTCTCCCATCACAAGATCCAACATGTGGCATCTCATGGCCTGGAAGTCCAGAAGCTGGAGCTGTGGGTAAGGCTGTAAGTCTGTGAACATCTGCAAGTGCAGTGGAAGTGGAGGAGGTTTCCAGCAAATGAAGCGCAGCTGGAACTGCAGTGGTTGCTTGCGAAGAAGAGCTTACtcactttgctttttgttcCTTAATTAAAACTTCAGAATAATGTCAGCTTTCAGACCTGCAAGGACTTTGAGAGATCAGTCACATAATGCCGCTAAATGCTAAGTGATCTTTCTGTAACGGCATTATAATAAATGTGGTGATTATGTTTGACAGTTTATCAAGATGTGAGGTTGAAGGCGTGAATGTAGTATTATTGATGGGAACTATTCCCCCTTCAGAGGGTCCAGCAACTTCAGCTCAAGCACTTATGAAATTATACATCTTCATATTTTTGATCATTACTTCCATTGCTTAATGTAACTCTCTGTGTAAAGGAAATGACATGCTAGATCAGACTATACActtatttcaatatttaactttttttgcaAGGACCTTGCTGAAGCAGCAAGTTAAAAGGTCTACTGATAATCCGTCAGCTTCTGCAGAAacttaagtttttatttttaattcaccCCATTGATTTCAAAGATGATCCAGATCAGTTCAAGCTGAGGCTATCTTGATTCTGCAACTGCAAGCTGTCAGCAGCCAAATTAATCTCTGGTTTATTCCCTTTGTATTTAACAGCAAGTGGTTCACCGCCCTATCTATCTCACGGGTGTGGAGAATCTGGAAGCTACTGGTGaagatgaaaatgtaaaaattttaaaataatttcactgttAGTCACTTGAACGGCCACGGATACATAGGGAGAAAGGCTGCTctattttctgggttttcctCCAAGCTTTGCGTTAGTTCATGTTTGTTTGGTTGATGAAAGCTCTTGGCAAAATAGGTATCTGTCCAAACTTTACTTCAAAGGcagtttttgtatttcagtggaATGAGAACCAGAAGTAGCTGCTATTTATTTAGAGAGGAAAGGATTAAACATGTACGACCAGAAGTTTCTACACAAATGTAGAACAGAACCATTTGGAATAAGGCGTTGCTGTCAGAGGGTTATCAACAACACAGGCTTCTAGatagagttttaaaaaaaatcagattgttTCTATTTATACCTGCCTTTGCCTTGGTAACCAGAGACTGCGTGAGGGCTGCAGTGTTTTCCCCACATCATGGGTGGCTCCAAAATCCATGCGCAGCCATGCGGCACATGCAGCGTCTGCAGAACTATCAAAAGAACTgtcactttcattttaaatattaagcGGGAAAGAGAAGATTTCAGTAAGGAAGGTATATTAGTATAGCTTCAAAATAATTGGTAGTAATTTCTGCCTCATCTACTTGATTCTTTGATCTTCTAAGTATTACAAGGACCATTGCTCTTGAacaatttttcttaattacCCCAAGCAGCTCACCTGCATCTGAGGTAGGAGGATTTACTTATAATTGGACACATTTTGCCTGCTCTATCAAGTAGTTGAATGAGATAAGAATGGACTTCAGTCAGTGTTTCTTTATACTTTAACTCATTCTTGCTTACCTTAAAATCAGCTATTTCCTACTTTGCAAGTTTATCTGTAGCTTAGGTGTCCTAGCTTTCTGCAGTATTTAGAAGCTGAACCAGGCTACATTCTTGCGACTTTACTGTTGTGCtaagctccagccctgctgggagaaaaagcatttcagttctGGGCAGCTGTTTTAGCCAGAATCCTTTGTTGTTGCGTTTTCCTTATCTTTTTACTGTCAGGAAGAGTGGAAGAAACCaagtttccttctctgctgctaTAACGCCCAGGTATTGTATCTTCGTAGAAACGGGatatggaaagagaaaaaggtaaGTATAGGCTTAGAATGAATACGGGGAATCAGGGCCCTTACTGAATTTCTGGTGGACTCACTTCCCTTTTAATAGCTTCACTCTCCAGTTACGATctggaaagtaatttctgatCTCCTATTTAGGCTCATGGAAGTCAGAGCCAAAGTAACAtcagggaggaagaaggggaagtacttctgggaagcagagcaggaatGGTAGAGAACCTGCTGGGCTCCAAAGACATTCAGGGATATCTGACTTAAAAAACAATGTTCTCGGGATAAAAGCACTTGCTGCATTATCATCTTTGGGAACAAATGTATGAATTTTCACATACAGTCTTTTTCCACTCTGGTTGCTATTCAGCCAGACCCATGGTCTTATGAAATactgcaggggaagaaaagtgatctaggggagggaaaaaggaggcagctgggagcactggaGCCCTGCCACACTCCTCCATGTGTTGGTTGGAGATCCCAGGGCTGGCATGTGTTGTGGGAGGTGGAGGCAAAAGCTTTGTGCCATTTGGGAGTTTCCCTCCATTTGCCTGATGATGCAGTTTAGGCACAGCATTAAGCGATTCAAAAACTCATCCAAGCAGAGTTCTCATTTCAAGTGTAATCACTCTCATTGCTTTTCCCACACTGCCTatataaatacttgaaaaaaataattgaggtAATAGCACAAGTAGTTTCAACCTCTCGAAGGCAGGAGTAATGGCAAGGGACCAGTACTTTAGGACATAAAACCACAGTAAGCTGAATCATCGTACCCGCTCTGGCACATTTTTGAGGAGAAGTCTGAGTTGCCATAAGACAAGTATGAACTGGTTTGGAGCAAGTGAAATTCTGGTTTCCATTCCCCTAAAGTAGCAGAACCCTAAAAACAGGCTTTAGTTCCTGCTACCCCTGTGCAGCCTGTAACGCTTCTCCACAAAGACTTTCGTGACTCTTGAGCCACTGTTGAAATCAACAGCTTTCAGACGTACCTACATTCGCTTTTGCCTGCCAGCCAGATTTGCTGCTCCTGGTGGGAGAGTGGGGATGTTTTCTGGAGCCGGTTAAGCTCCCCAACTCTGAGGGCCAGCCTTGCCCTGTTCATGGTGACACTGGGCGCTGCCAAGCTGCACAGGCACTGGAGATGGGTGCAGAGAAGGCATGCTGCTCGCCTTCCCCGCTCCCCTGAGCGTGGCCCTTTGCACACTCAGTCCTTCCCAGGGGCTGAGGAGCATGGCTGGAGGTCCTGCGCCTTTTTGTGGAGTACCTGCGGCTGTGCCTCCAGGCAGCCAGAGCGCAAGCGCAGCCAGGACGCTTCCCCAGCTTTCCCGTGGCCTTTAGCAGTCTTTGGAGCAAGTTCAAGTAACTGGAGATGGAGACACACAAAGGAGAAGCGCACTGTGTTGTTCTGCCAAACAAGAGATTAAACAGGGCCAAAGGTGAGGAGAAGCCCATGCACAAACAGCGCCGTGGGAGCGCTGCACCACACCACCAGCCCAGAGCCGCTGTGGCTTCCCCGTCCCAGCCAGGGCTCTGAGCGAGCCGCACAAGCAGCGCAGCGTCCCCGCGGTGGGTGCCCCGCTGCCGGGGCTGCTCCCAGGCCGGCGGCAGGCGCCTGCGGAGGCCATGTCCGGCGGGCTGGACAAGTGCCTTTGCGCTGAGTTCCAGAAGCGCCTGGAACAGACGCCATGAGCCAGAGGCACGGAGAGGCCGCGCCGCAGCCGGCACCGTCCCACAGGGCGTCTCGCACCCCGCTCTGGAAACGGAGAAGCCCCCGGCCCCAGCGGGAGCCGCGCAGGGCCACTGCCCGCCGGGATGCCCCCTgcccgccggggccggccgcAGGCACCGTCCTCAGGCACGGTCCTCGCTCGGCCTGCGGCTTCCCGGTGCCGTACGCCCGCGGCCAGCCCCCGGTGGCCGCCACCAGCCGCGGGCCGCCGGCACCGCCCCGCAGCCAGCCGTGCCTGGCGTCCCGCCttgcgccccccgcccctctGCCGCGGCTGAGGGACAGGAGCGCCCCGCTGAGCCCCGGCCTCACCACTCTTCACCCGGGGTTTTCTGGCCCCGGCGCCCTAACCCAGCCGGGCGCCccccgggcgggcggccccggcctGCCACGCGtggagcggcggggcgggcctGGCGGCGAGGGGCCGGGCCCAGGCGCTGCGGGAGCCGGGCCCTTcccgccggcggccgcgggcctccccctgccctcggcccggcccggggcggcgcggcggcgggcaggcggCGCTGGGGAGGGCCCTGCCCGCCGGGCGCGGAGGCCGCGGGAGCGGTGAGGCCGCGGGGCTGTGGCTGcggccgccgggccccgccgcgcctcGGAGGCGGTCGCCGCCGGCGGGATGGCCCTTGTGCCCTACgaggagggagctggctggggagcgcggcagctgcacagcccctcGGCCACCCACCGCTTCGCCAGCCGCACCATCCGCCTCAGGCAGGACTGGCGGCGGCTGGGGGTGGCGGCCGTGGTCTGGGATGCGGTAGGtggcggcgccgggcggggtGTTCCGTGCTTGGTGTCCTCGGGTGGCACTTGCCCGAGCTTCCAGAGTCACCTGAGAAACTATTTAGCATTGAGTTGCCAAGGGAAGGCTTTTTTCCTgtaaggttgggtttttttttgtgtgggtttttttgtttgtttgcttttataataaaaaaagttaaactcTTAACTTACCTTTGATTTCCCTCATAAGAGATCCTGGAGGACTTGCAAGGGAAAGGGGCCACCTTAAACTCTGCACGGCCAGTGCCGAACACAGGCCATACCCTAGAGAACTCGCAGAGCTCTCACCGTTTCCGACCTGACACGCTTCAGAGCACGCCcggccctgctgcctgtggtgctaagggctgctggcagcatttcaCTTGTCCTGGGGATGAGGATCCTGCCAGCCAAGGGGGTCTGTGGCGGGCCTGAGGTGGTGGGGTGGGCACAGTACCACTGCAGGAATCCAAGGCCATCCCATCGGTCTGCATTGGCTCACACACAGATGGCACTTTTGCCGCTAGTTTTGAAGAACAAGTGTTGCAATTTTAGCAAACTCCTCAAATGAACTGCTGCATCAGCTCTGACAGATCTTGCTATGGAGAGAGCTCCTGATCAAGACTTCTGTAGAATGTAACACATTACATACAATCAGATAAACGTGTTAtcactttgctttctgtatgtCCTTCCTGACAGCATGCCAGCCTTGTGCAGAAGCCTTTTGAAATACCACACAAGATACTATGAAACCTTATCCTGGACTTTTGCAATACTGTGATCGTTCATCAGTGTTTGACACCtcccagcttttcctttccaaatgcaACTCCTTCTGCCTCATGTTAGTTTTGGGGATTCATGAAGCAGTGTTACTACAGCTGAGTTGTGGCCTCCGTggtacttttttccttttgcctgcAAGAGTCTTCCATAAAACTCATAAAAAGACCGCATGTGCACACAGGAGGCAGAGAAGGGCTGAACAAAGACTTGGTGCAGACCTGAAGTGCCTGACCCTTCCCATAACCTTCTCTCTCAGTGTAAATCAGAAATCTTGTGTTCAGTATGACTGAAATGAGCCCTGTGCTTAATTGCCTTTGTCTCTTGGTTTAGGCTGTTGTCCTGTGTACTTATCTGGAGATGGGAGGCATCGATGTCAGGGATCGGTCTGTGATTGAGCTGGGAGCTGGAACCGGATTGGTGGGAATAGTGGCCACGTTATTAGGTAAGGGcctcttttgtttgcttgtttaaagTGGTTTACAACTGTAGTAAAACTAGCACTTTTACATCCACATGCCTGGTATAGAAGTTAGCACCAAAGCTACATATGTGAACTGTGATGTTTCCTGTCTGAGtcatcttcctttcttgttAGACTTGAGAGCCTGCTGCGTTATTTATTGTAGTGATGGTGCCACTGCAGTTTACTTTATGACGGGACCCTGTTAAGGCTGACGCCTGTTACCATGGTACTCAGCTCAGCACCATTCAGTCCTGCAGCTATTCTCCCCCAAGGAGCAACTGCTGTGCTTGCCATCTTCCACTTCTCCTCATACACAGCACAGATAAAAGCTACAGACAGAAATCACTTTCTGAGCTTGTGTAGGCCTTGTTAGCCTATCTTGCAGACAGGGAAGCCAGAGTCTGGAGAAATGAAGTGATTTGCCTGTGATCTGTCTGTGGCTGAAGCAGGGATTGTTGAATTTGTTGAATATGTTGAATTTGTGCTAACTGTCCCAGGTTAACTTTGTAATTCAAAGCTCTAGTGGCTGTGGAAGGTGTCTAGTGtctactgaaataataaaaccaaagcagttTGAGAAAATACAATCATGCCATGCAAAATCACACAGGCATAACTTTTGCTGTGAAAGAGGCTTTCTAGCTGCCTCTCTTCTACTGAAGAAATAGGGAATTTGAGCAGGTTAGTTCTAACAATCCATGTAACTTATTCTGTTGTCACCTGTGGAAAGGCAGAAAGTAACTCCTCTAATTTCATGCACTAAGAAAAAGCTCTGGAAAACACTTTCTGTTTCCCACCCAACTTAATCTTCATGTGGAGTACACTTTATATTCTTAAGTGACTGGTGAAGGGTGGGATGTATATAGATAGTGGGCTTTTTACTTGTTTagtccttttgtttgtttgttttaaatcaggCAGCTCAGGGGAGTTGTTAATGTTTGACAGGAACTGAGGAGCCTGCTTGACTTAGAGCATTGTATTCCAAATGCTGTATTTATGGACACTGACTATTTGTCTAAGACATATACTCCTGTACCGCTTAGGTGCTCATGTTACCATCACAGACAGGGCGGCAGCACTGGAGTTTCTGGAGTCAAATGTACAGGCTAACTTACCCTCTGAACTACGTCCGAGAGCTGTGGTGAAGGAGCTGACCTGGGGAAAAGACCTGGCTAACTTCCCTCCAGGAACGTTTGACTTCATCCTGGGTGCAGACATCGTTTATCTGGAAGAAACCTTTGCAGAACTGCTTCAGACGCTGGAGCACCTGTGCTCAGCTCAAACTGTGATTCTTCTTTCCTGTCGTATCCGCTATGAACGGGATCACAAGTTCTTAAAGATGCTGAGAAGCCGTTTCTCTGTATATGAGGTCCACTATGATTCCAGTAAAGATGTTCATATCTACAAAGCACAGCAGGGTAGTTGCAAGGATGACTTTTGACTCTATGCTTTGTTAGTAAACCACTGATGCTGTTCAGTCCTCCCCTTGTTTTACTCAATACACTTGTTCCTAAGCATATAATTGCAGTTGTGTTATTTCACTGGCTTCTTATTGTGATGATCTTGTCTGATCACTTGGTCTGATACAGCAAGCATTG comes from the Falco peregrinus isolate bFalPer1 chromosome 8, bFalPer1.pri, whole genome shotgun sequence genome and includes:
- the METTL21A gene encoding protein N-lysine methyltransferase METTL21A isoform X1; the protein is MALVPYEEGAGWGARQLHSPSATHRFASRTIRLRQDWRRLGVAAVVWDAAVVLCTYLEMGGIDVRDRSVIELGAGTGLVGIVATLLGAHVTITDRAAALEFLESNVQANLPSELRPRAVVKELTWGKDLANFPPGTFDFILGADIVYLEETFAELLQTLEHLCSAQTVILLSCRIRYERDHKFLKMLRSRFSVYEVHYDSSKDVHIYKAQQGSCKDDF
- the METTL21A gene encoding protein N-lysine methyltransferase METTL21A isoform X2, with protein sequence MALVPYEEGAGWGARQLHSPSATHRFASRTIRLRQDWRRLGVAAVVWDAAVVLCTYLEMGGIDVRDRSVIELGAGTGLVGIVATLLDLEHCIPNAVFMDTDYLSKTYTPVPLRCSCYHHRQGGSTGVSGVKCTG